Genomic window (Lewinellaceae bacterium):
GGCCAGCAGGCCGTCGCGAGGCCTAATAACTCTTCGTCATATCCTCATCCACTACGAGTATAAAGTCGGCCTTGCCATTATTTTCGTCCTCCAGTTGCTCAAGGCTGGCCTGTTCTACAGTAGTAATGGAGAGCATGCTGACTCCGGGTTCATATTGGCGCAAGTGCCAGATAATACCTTCAAAGCCATCCGAATGGTAGGAACCATTAAAATGGAGAAATGTTTTGCCGGGTTCCCAGTTCCGGCTGATGAAATGGGCCATGGTGGCGTCTTTGGCGGCTTGAGCCTTGGGGAAGTTTTCGGAGTTTTCATCTCCGTGGCCGGCCATCATTTCCATTATGTTTTTATAGCCCGGCAGGTCGATGTCGAAATGGATGGGCAGGGGAGCAATATATGTTTTCGCTTCCACAGAAAGGCTGTCCAGCCCTTCGAAACCCTTCCGGTAAGTCAGGTTGGCATAACGGCGGGGTATGTTGGTGGCGATAAACCGGAGGCCATTTTCCCGCGCCAGCTCCAGCAGCGGTTTATAGTCGGTTTTGTAATTATTCCAGAGGCGGGCTTCTTCTTCAAAAGCTTTGGTGTCGATAGTGCCGGCGAAGTATTCGTCGATCAGTATTTGGTTGTCAGCTTCGAACATTTCAGCGCCGAGGAGGAGTCCTTCTCTTTTTTCTTCATGCAAGTCTCTGGCCAGTTCCAGTTGCAGCCAGTGGGCAATGGGGTTGTTGTGCAATTCGCCGAAAAAGATGATGTCGGCTTGCTCAGCGGCGGCCAGCAGCTTTTTGTATTTTATGTTTTTGCCATCCTTATTGAAGAGTTGGTAGGCGGGCTTATCCTGAGCCATAAGCGGTTGGATAAACAGGGAGATGGAAAGCAGGAAAAATAAACGGGTCATAAAGGGTCGTTTTTGTTAGCCCGTGAAATTACTCGTTCCTTATCCTTTTGCCAAAGAACCCCCGGAAAAACGAAGGCCATCACCGTTTTTCGGGATGGCCTTTTTGTTGCGCCAGGCTTTTTTTTCCGAGCGCCTCTTCTTTTCCCTGATCCGCTTTTCCGGGTTGGCCGTCAGCTGGCTGACGGGCTTTCGCTTCTTGCGGGGTTGCAGGGCCCTGGTGAGCAGGCGTTCGAACTTCTTCAGGGCGGCGCTCTTGTTCAACATCTGCGAACGGCGGTTGCCGGCCCCAACTACGAGCAGCCCATCCTTGTTGATCCGCCTTCCGAGTTCTTCCCTGATCCTTTGTTTTTCTGCGTCGGAAAGCGCCTGGGAGTTGTCGACGTCGAACAGGAGCTCCACTTTGGTTTCCACCTTATTGACGTGCTGGCCGCCGCTGCCGGAACTTCGCATGGTCCGGTACCGCAATTCTTTTTCTAAGGCTTTGAAATCCATTTTAATAAGTTTTTTTTACGCCTGTCCAACGCAGGCAGGAGGAGAATAGTTCAGTAAGAAAAGGATTGGCAGGAGTGCCTGCTCCAATTATTTCGCCCCGCTTCCAGGCTCTGTTTTTCAATTCCCGAAGTATTCCTATCTTCCTCATATTTTGCCTTTTTCAGAAAACCAAACGCCGGATAGGTTGTTTACTTTCAAAAGTTATTGAAAATTCTAAACAATATCAACCCCTTTGCGTATGACCAGGGCGTGGATGATGATTCCTGAAGTTGCGCAAGCTGCTAAATGCTGTTAAATGTCCCTATCAATCAATGCTTTAGAGCTAAATGCAGGAAATGGCTGAAAACGATTAACGGGCCGGAGCATTTGTTTCCGGCTTCCTAATACTACTTTGTCACTTTAAAATTGAGTCGGCCCGAGTACTGGAGGGCGGACCTCCAGGTCCGCGAAGGCTGCCTCGGGCAGCCTCTTAAAAAGGCAAATGTTCGCTAAAAACCTGCTCGAAGCAGGTTATCGCGGACCTGGAGGTCCGCGCTCCACCTGTTTTTTAGCAAGCGCCTTGAGCGTAGCAGGAGGTTATCGCGGACCTGGAGGTCCGCGCTCCCGTTAAAGTAACAAAGTAGAACTAACCTCCCTCAAAAAATAGAAAAGATATGTACACCAAGCGCGCTATATTATGGGTCAGGCTGGACCTCAGGCTTCACGACAACGAGGCGCTGCACGAGGCATTGGATGGCGCAGGCGAAGTCATTCCCGTCTACGTTTTTGACGAACGGGCTTTTGGAGGCAAGACCCATTTCTTTGGTTTCCCCAAAACGGGCAAATACCGGGCCCGGTTTATCATCGAGAGCATCGAAGCGCTCCGGCAGTCTTTCCGGGAAAGAGGCAGCGACCTCATCGTGCGCGTGGGGAAACCCGAGGAGGAGGTTTTTGAGATTGCCAAAAAGGCGCGGACCAGCTGGGTTTTTTGTAACCGGGAGCGTACCTATGAAGAAGTAAAAGTACAGGATGCCCTGGAAAAAAACCTATGGTCGGTAGGGCAGGAGATGCGCTACTCCCGAGGCAAGCTGCTCTACTACACATCCGACCTCCCCTTTCCCATTCAGCACACTCCGGATACATTTACCCAGTTCAGGAAGGAAGTAGAGCGCTATGTGCCGGTACGCAGCCCTCTGCCGGTGCCCGAGGCCCTTCCACCGATCACGGTGGCTCTCGATCCGGGAGAAGTGCCTACCCTTTCCGGGCTCGGTTATGAGGAGTTCGAACCCGACCCCAGGAGCGCTTATATGTTTCGGGGAGGCGAACCGGAAGGCCTTGCCCGCCTGCACCACTATCTTTGGGACGAAGGCCTGATCGACGATTTCAAGGAATCGCGGGACGGCCTGGCTGGAGGCGATTTCAGCACCAAGTTGTCTCCCTGGCTGGCGCAGGGCTGCCTTTCTCCTAAAATGGTGTACTACGAGCTTCGAAAGTACGAGGAACAGTTCGGGAGGAATAAATCTACCTACGAGCTTTTCTATTACCTGATGCTGAGGGATTTCTACCGCTTTATGGCCAAAAAATACTGCAATCAAATATTCTTTAAGTCCGGCCCGCAGAACAATGCCAACCCGAAGTGGCGAAACGACCGGGAGTTGTTGCAGCAATGGATCGACGGCCGCACCGGAGTGCCGTTTATCGACGCCAATATGCGGGAGATCAGCCAGACGGGATACATGTCGAGCCGGGGCCGCCAGAACGTGGCCAGTTTTTTGGCCCACGACCTGGGGGTAAACTGGCAAATGGGCGCAGAATATTTCGAGTCGGCGCTGATCGACTACGATGTGGCCAGCAACTGGGGCAACTGGAATAATGTGGCGGGGGTCGGCAGCGATTCCAGGGAGGGCCGCTACCTGAACATCATCTCTCAGGCCAGAACCTACGACCCCAAAGGAGAATATGTAAAACTTTGGCTCCCCGAACTGGAGGGGGTTCCCGCCGAAAAAATTCACCAGCCCGACCAGCTTTCTTTTTCGGAACAGGAAGAGCTTCACCTTCGTATTGGGGATGATTATCCTAAAGCGGTAATCAGCACGGATAAGTGGAGGGGGTGAGTTGGGGGGGGTACGGTGTACGGAGTGTACGGTGTACGGAGTGTACGGAGTGTACGGTGTACGGAGTGTACGGTGTACGGAGTGTACGGTGTACGGAGTGTACGGTGTACGGTGTACGGTGTACGGTGTACGGTGTACGGTGTACGGTGTACGGAGTGTACAGGTGCAAAACTGCCTTTGGAAATATAATGGCTTGGTTATACTTTGGGACTGTTCAAAGTTCTGTGTCCGAAGTTTAGTGTACCCTGAAAAGCTTATGGTTTCCAGCGCAACTTTGAACCTTAAACACAGAACATTGAACAGTCCCTATACTTTTTAGCACCATGCTTTAGCCGGCTACAATCCTCAATAAATTCATAACCTTCCTCGCTTTTGCTTTGGCATTCTCCAAATTTTCGTCCACCACTGTGGCGTGCCCCATTTTCCGGAAGGGCTTTGTTATAGCCTTTCCATAAAGATGAAGGTGCACTCCTTCGATGGCCAGGCATTCATCCAGGCCCTGGTATACAGCCGGGCCGGTATGGCCGTCGGTGCCCAGCAGGTTCACCATTACGGAAGGTGCCTTCATGCGGGTGCTGCCCAGCGGGAAGTTGAGTACGGCGCGCAGGTGTTGTTCAAACTGGGAGGTGTAGCAACTGTCAATGGTGTGATGCCCGCTGTTGTGCGGCCGGGGTGCTACTTCGTTGACCAGCAGTTGGCCTTTTTTGTCCAGAAAGAGTTCAACGGCAAGCAGCCCGCAGATATCATAGGCTACTGCCACTTCTACCGCCATTTTTTCAGCGGCCTCTTCCAGCTCGGGGGAAATGGCGGCCGGGCAGAAAAGCAACTCCACGAGGTTGGCCTCCGGGTTGAATTCCATTTCCACGGTGGGAAAAGCCCGGGTTTGCCCATTGGCATTGCGGGCGACGATCACCGCCAGCTCTTTTTCGATCTCCACCATTTCTTCGATCAGGCAGGCGCCGGGCAACAAATTGTCCAGTCCATTCGCATCCCGGATAATGCTCACCCCCCGGCCATCGTAGCCGGCCGTCCTCGTTTTCTGGACAAAAGGGAAACGAATCTCTCCCTGTTCAATGGCCAGCCGCACTGCCTGTTCCTCTTCAAACAACCGAAAGGGCGCCGTTGGAATGCCCTTCTCCCGGTAAAACAGCTTTTGAGCGCCTTTGTCCTTGATGACATCCAGCTTGGCAGGGGAGGGGTGGATCGTCAACCCTTCCCGTTCCAGTTGGTGAAGCGCCTCCGTGTTGACGTGCTCTATCTCGATGGTCAGCACGTCGAGCTGCTTCCCGAACTGGTATACGTCATCGTAATCCTTGAAACTGCCTTCGGTGAAAAAGGGCGTTATCCGGCCCGCCGGAAAGCTTTTATGGCTATCCAGCACATAGAGCGGCAGGTGCCAGTTGCCGGCAGCGAGGGCCATCATTTTGCCCAACTGGCCGCCGCCGAGCACGCCGAGCTTGAAATCGGGATGTAAAGGGGAGTTTACAGGTTTCATTTTTTTAATTCATGCTAACCAGCTACAGGCACGATTTCGAAGCTTGCGCCCGCAAAGCCTGCAACTCCCGCTTTGCCCGGTATGTGAGCTGACAACTTCGAGTTGTCTGCTCACTTCTCTTGGAACTTTTCCTGGAGGCCTCCTGGCAGAAAGTCAGCAGACAACGGAAAGTTGTCAGCTGACAGCAAAATGACCTTCATGGAAAACCAAAGCGGGATTTGCTGCCGCAAAGCTAGTGAAAAAGCTTGCAGGCTAAAAAAGAGATGCCTATTTTTATCCACAACTAAAAACCTACTGAGCTTTGGACGGGCAACCGTTTGAAGGCGGAAGTGCGAAGTCGGAAATCGGAATGGGGTGCTAAATGGGCATTCGGTGCCAATTTTCCGCCTTCCCACTTCCGATTTCCGATTTCCCACTTCGATACGTCCAACGCCAAATCACACCCCATGAAAAAACCACCTGTTTTCATCTCTCACTCCTCCCAGGACGACCCCTTTGTCACCCAACTCCGGCAGTTGCTGAACGACCGCGGCATCACCGTCTGGGACGATGCTCAGAAACTGCGCGGCGGCGACTACCTCAAGCCGGAGATACTACAAGCTATAGAGGAAGCACGTGGATTTATCGCCGTGCTCTCTCCGGATGGAGTGGATTCCAAATGGGTGACCGACGAGATACAACATGCCCTGAAGGTGCAGGCGGATAAGGCAGGGGCGTACCCGGTCATTCCCCTGTTGTTCCCGAAGGTATCCATGAACCTGGCCCGCTTCCTCTTCCCGGAAGAGCCCCTGTTCATCAAAGCCTCTAACGAGCCCGGCGGGCTGGAAGAAGCCCTGCCTCACCTCCTCACCGCCCTGGGCGAACAGCTGCCCGAGGATTTGGCCGTGCCCGAAGCCCTGCCCGAAACGCCGGTGGACGAACTGCTGCTGCTATTGGAAAGCCCAACCTTGTACACCGAAGAAGGCAAGCGGCGCGGGCAGGCCACCGCCCAGCTCCTCTATCAGCCGGCCCAGGGACAGAAAGTGGAAAGCAAACGCTACCCCTTCATCGCCCCGCTGGGGCCCATCGAAGCGGAAGATCTGCGCTGGTACCTGGAGCACTACCCCCGCTACCCCTTCGAAACGCTGGAGAAGCGGGCACAGGAGGTGGCGGCCAAAGTGCCCGTTTGGGGCCAGCAGTTGTACGATGCCCTGGCGCAGGGCGCAAAAAGCGCAGAAAAGGTACTGGGCTATTGGAAAAACAGCAACACGGCAGGCCACCGCTTCACCATCAAATTGGACGGCGAGCCACTGGAAGGCGCCAGCGCCGAAGAAAAGACGGCCGCCCTGGAGGCCGGCAGCATCCTGCTGTCCCTGCCCTGGGAGATCCTGCACGATGGCCGGGGCTTTCTCTTCCAGGGCCGCCGGCCG
Coding sequences:
- a CDS encoding ChaN family lipoprotein, with product MTRLFFLLSISLFIQPLMAQDKPAYQLFNKDGKNIKYKKLLAAAEQADIIFFGELHNNPIAHWLQLELARDLHEEKREGLLLGAEMFEADNQILIDEYFAGTIDTKAFEEEARLWNNYKTDYKPLLELARENGLRFIATNIPRRYANLTYRKGFEGLDSLSVEAKTYIAPLPIHFDIDLPGYKNIMEMMAGHGDENSENFPKAQAAKDATMAHFISRNWEPGKTFLHFNGSYHSDGFEGIIWHLRQYEPGVSMLSITTVEQASLEQLEDENNGKADFILVVDEDMTKSY
- the arfB gene encoding aminoacyl-tRNA hydrolase: MDFKALEKELRYRTMRSSGSGGQHVNKVETKVELLFDVDNSQALSDAEKQRIREELGRRINKDGLLVVGAGNRRSQMLNKSAALKKFERLLTRALQPRKKRKPVSQLTANPEKRIREKKRRSEKKAWRNKKAIPKNGDGLRFSGGSLAKG
- a CDS encoding DASH family cryptochrome, with protein sequence MYTKRAILWVRLDLRLHDNEALHEALDGAGEVIPVYVFDERAFGGKTHFFGFPKTGKYRARFIIESIEALRQSFRERGSDLIVRVGKPEEEVFEIAKKARTSWVFCNRERTYEEVKVQDALEKNLWSVGQEMRYSRGKLLYYTSDLPFPIQHTPDTFTQFRKEVERYVPVRSPLPVPEALPPITVALDPGEVPTLSGLGYEEFEPDPRSAYMFRGGEPEGLARLHHYLWDEGLIDDFKESRDGLAGGDFSTKLSPWLAQGCLSPKMVYYELRKYEEQFGRNKSTYELFYYLMLRDFYRFMAKKYCNQIFFKSGPQNNANPKWRNDRELLQQWIDGRTGVPFIDANMREISQTGYMSSRGRQNVASFLAHDLGVNWQMGAEYFESALIDYDVASNWGNWNNVAGVGSDSREGRYLNIISQARTYDPKGEYVKLWLPELEGVPAEKIHQPDQLSFSEQEELHLRIGDDYPKAVISTDKWRG
- a CDS encoding 5-(carboxyamino)imidazole ribonucleotide synthase, with product MKPVNSPLHPDFKLGVLGGGQLGKMMALAAGNWHLPLYVLDSHKSFPAGRITPFFTEGSFKDYDDVYQFGKQLDVLTIEIEHVNTEALHQLEREGLTIHPSPAKLDVIKDKGAQKLFYREKGIPTAPFRLFEEEQAVRLAIEQGEIRFPFVQKTRTAGYDGRGVSIIRDANGLDNLLPGACLIEEMVEIEKELAVIVARNANGQTRAFPTVEMEFNPEANLVELLFCPAAISPELEEAAEKMAVEVAVAYDICGLLAVELFLDKKGQLLVNEVAPRPHNSGHHTIDSCYTSQFEQHLRAVLNFPLGSTRMKAPSVMVNLLGTDGHTGPAVYQGLDECLAIEGVHLHLYGKAITKPFRKMGHATVVDENLENAKAKARKVMNLLRIVAG